In Candidatus Chlorohelix allophototropha, the following are encoded in one genomic region:
- a CDS encoding AAA-like domain-containing protein, with amino-acid sequence MSQQFQTGAIIAGKYRIEGEIGSGGLGSVYLATDLKLKRAVAIKTLRHNRANFSQQLPGTFEEYLARFEREAAISSYFTANPNIITVFGLEQDEAQHYYLLMEYFEGGSLSDLLKKEGKLSIERACAITLDLCRALAEIHRHPADIVHRDLKPANVLLRANGQAVIADFGVAQIGHESKRESDIVAPHPGSQPYMSPEQRGSSGYLTPASDLYSLGLLLYEMLVGKLYSKIKKLPPSQLTPAIPIWLDSLLTKLLDNEPEKRYQQAEEVLSELQKGLDRLKSEEETAETTPLPGIAKKADTPLHAEPYSEPVPLAQLLPLEKPEGTMSTQSHFYIERQSDPIALETIRQQGVTITIKAPRQMGKSSLLLRVREEALKQKKQVALLDFQLIDKPALTNPDLFFRQFCDWLTDELELASKVTEYWETPLGNSQRTTRYMQRYLLKTIEGPLVLAMDEVDRIFDTPFRSDFFGMLRSWHNSRQSQSLWQQLDLVLVTSTEPYQLIEDLNQSPFNVGEVIELADFSGEQVAELNRRYQAPLSPEELAKLITLLGGHPYLVRRGLYLVASGRITAQELFSRATQEQGPFGDHLRNHLFRLYEREELVEGMRQVLQKQQCPDERVYFRLRGAGLVKREGRLVVPRCQLYSEYFRAVALEQGQISASPLASEIGSNSAKAPLAGLSERELEVLKLVVEGMTNAQIAEKLVLSIHTVNSHVSSIYGKLEVTSRTEAARYAIQHKLV; translated from the coding sequence ATGAGCCAGCAATTTCAAACCGGCGCTATAATCGCCGGAAAATATCGGATCGAGGGTGAAATCGGCAGTGGCGGGCTTGGCTCGGTCTATCTCGCCACCGACCTCAAACTCAAAAGAGCGGTAGCCATCAAAACCTTGCGCCATAACCGCGCTAACTTTAGCCAGCAACTCCCTGGCACTTTCGAGGAATACTTGGCACGCTTTGAGCGAGAAGCCGCTATCAGCAGTTACTTTACCGCCAACCCCAATATTATTACCGTCTTTGGGCTAGAGCAAGACGAAGCCCAACACTATTACCTGCTTATGGAATACTTTGAAGGCGGCTCCCTCTCCGACCTGCTCAAAAAAGAGGGCAAGCTTTCAATTGAAAGAGCCTGTGCTATCACCCTCGACCTCTGCCGGGCTTTAGCCGAGATCCATCGCCACCCTGCCGACATAGTCCATCGCGACCTCAAACCCGCCAATGTTTTACTCAGAGCCAACGGGCAGGCGGTTATTGCCGATTTCGGGGTTGCTCAAATCGGACATGAGAGCAAGCGAGAATCCGATATAGTTGCGCCTCATCCCGGTTCTCAACCCTACATGTCCCCCGAACAGCGAGGCAGCAGTGGCTACCTTACCCCTGCCTCCGACCTCTACTCGCTCGGCTTGCTGCTCTATGAAATGCTGGTGGGCAAATTGTACAGCAAAATCAAAAAGCTACCCCCCAGCCAGCTAACCCCTGCCATTCCTATTTGGCTGGACAGCCTGCTCACCAAACTGCTGGATAATGAACCTGAAAAACGCTACCAACAAGCCGAAGAGGTGCTTTCAGAACTACAAAAGGGACTGGACAGGCTCAAAAGCGAGGAAGAAACTGCCGAAACTACCCCCTTGCCAGGAATAGCAAAGAAAGCCGATACGCCCCTCCACGCTGAACCCTACTCTGAGCCGGTACCGTTGGCGCAACTTTTGCCCTTAGAAAAGCCGGAAGGCACTATGAGTACCCAATCCCACTTCTATATTGAGCGCCAATCCGACCCCATCGCGCTTGAGACCATCCGGCAGCAGGGGGTCACCATCACCATCAAAGCCCCTCGCCAAATGGGTAAAAGCTCGCTGCTGCTCAGAGTGAGGGAGGAAGCCCTTAAACAGAAAAAACAGGTGGCACTACTGGATTTTCAACTTATCGACAAACCGGCTCTCACCAACCCTGACCTCTTCTTTCGCCAGTTCTGCGACTGGCTCACCGATGAACTGGAGCTTGCCAGCAAAGTAACCGAATACTGGGAAACTCCCTTGGGCAACAGCCAGCGCACCACCCGCTACATGCAGCGTTACCTGCTCAAAACCATCGAGGGACCGCTGGTGCTGGCGATGGACGAAGTGGATCGCATCTTTGACACCCCCTTCCGCTCCGACTTTTTTGGAATGCTCAGGAGTTGGCACAACAGTCGGCAGAGCCAATCGCTGTGGCAGCAACTCGACCTGGTGCTGGTCACCTCCACCGAACCGTACCAATTGATCGAAGACCTAAACCAATCGCCTTTTAACGTGGGGGAGGTGATTGAACTGGCGGATTTCAGTGGGGAGCAAGTTGCCGAACTGAACCGACGCTACCAAGCGCCCCTTTCCCCCGAAGAACTGGCTAAACTGATAACTTTGCTGGGAGGGCATCCTTACTTGGTAAGGCGGGGGTTGTATCTGGTAGCCAGCGGCAGGATTACGGCGCAGGAGTTATTCAGCCGGGCTACCCAAGAACAGGGACCCTTTGGCGACCATCTCCGAAACCACCTTTTCCGCTTGTATGAGCGGGAGGAACTGGTGGAAGGAATGCGGCAGGTGTTGCAAAAGCAGCAGTGCCCGGACGAGCGGGTATATTTCAGGTTGAGAGGGGCGGGCTTGGTGAAGCGGGAGGGACGGCTGGTAGTACCACGCTGCCAACTCTATAGCGAGTATTTCAGGGCAGTAGCGCTGGAGCAGGGACAAATATCGGCAAGTCCGCTAGCCTCAGAAATAGGGTCAAATTCAGCGAAAGCGCCTTTGGCGGGGTTGAGCGAACGGGAACTGGAAGTGCTGAAACTGGTAGTGGAGGGAATGACCAACGCGCAGATAGCGGAAAAGCTGGTATTGAGCATCCACACGGTGAACTCGCACGTCAGCTCGATCTATGGGAAGTTGGAAGTGACCTCCCGCACCGAGGCAGCGCGTTACGCCATCCAGCACAAGCTGGTATAG
- a CDS encoding Y-family DNA polymerase yields MNPALALVDCNNFYVSAERVFQPRLEGKPVVVLSNNDGNIVARSNEAKKLGLKMGEPYFKRKAFLEEQGVAVFSSNYTCYADMSARVMETLQGFGTELEIYSIDEAFMRLPEMSAAQRLDFCREVRAQVKRCTGIPVSVGVARTKTLAKLANERAKKDPWFEGVLDISEWGEEELDKLLAATEVEDIWGVGSQWATLLRHYGYCSAFDLKYAPERWVGKQLSVLAARTVLELRGVGCIPLELAVSPKKALVSSRSFGQAVESVGELKEAVSSYTARLGEKLRRQGSAASVLQVFVRTSPFRVDEPQYAGHITLPLPQPTNYTPALTHYACIGLEKIYRAGYRYHKAGVLVTGLSQQGVQLSYFGEGVGQIEQQGRLMETVDSLNRRYGRNTLRLGSAGIGQEWQMKRGRVSPPYTTSWEDLPTAWALT; encoded by the coding sequence ATGAATCCGGCGCTGGCGTTGGTGGATTGCAACAATTTCTATGTTTCGGCAGAGCGAGTATTTCAGCCCCGCCTGGAAGGTAAGCCGGTGGTGGTGTTGTCAAATAACGATGGCAATATCGTGGCACGCTCGAACGAAGCCAAGAAGTTGGGTTTGAAAATGGGCGAACCCTATTTCAAGCGCAAGGCGTTTTTGGAGGAGCAGGGGGTGGCAGTATTTTCCTCGAATTACACGTGCTACGCCGATATGTCGGCGCGGGTGATGGAGACGCTGCAAGGCTTTGGAACCGAGCTTGAGATTTATTCGATTGATGAGGCTTTTATGCGTTTGCCGGAGATGTCGGCAGCACAACGGCTGGACTTTTGCCGAGAGGTGCGGGCACAAGTGAAACGCTGTACCGGGATTCCGGTGAGTGTGGGGGTAGCTCGTACCAAAACGCTGGCGAAGCTTGCCAACGAACGCGCTAAGAAAGATCCTTGGTTCGAGGGCGTGCTGGATATTTCGGAGTGGGGCGAGGAGGAGTTGGATAAGTTGCTGGCAGCAACGGAGGTGGAGGATATTTGGGGTGTTGGCAGCCAGTGGGCAACCTTGTTGCGTCATTACGGCTATTGCAGCGCATTTGACCTGAAGTATGCGCCGGAACGCTGGGTGGGAAAGCAGCTTTCGGTGTTGGCAGCGCGCACCGTGTTGGAGTTGCGAGGGGTGGGGTGTATTCCGCTGGAATTGGCGGTGTCGCCCAAGAAAGCGCTGGTGTCGTCGCGCTCATTCGGGCAAGCGGTGGAGAGTGTGGGGGAATTAAAGGAGGCGGTTTCAAGCTACACGGCAAGGTTAGGGGAGAAGTTGCGGCGGCAGGGGTCGGCGGCAAGCGTGTTGCAGGTGTTTGTGCGCACCAGCCCTTTTCGAGTGGATGAGCCACAATACGCCGGGCATATTACGCTGCCGTTGCCACAACCCACCAATTATACGCCTGCGCTGACGCATTATGCTTGCATAGGGCTGGAAAAGATTTATAGGGCGGGGTATCGCTACCACAAAGCGGGGGTGCTGGTGACGGGTTTGTCGCAGCAGGGGGTGCAGTTGAGCTATTTCGGGGAAGGGGTGGGGCAAATCGAGCAGCAGGGACGGTTGATGGAGACGGTGGATAGCCTGAACCGGCGTTACGGGCGGAATACGCTACGGCTGGGGTCTGCCGGGATAGGGCAGGAATGGCAAATGAAGCGGGGGCGGGTTTCTCCGCCTTACACCACCAGTTGGGAGGATTTGCCCACAGCCTGGGCGCTTACTTGA
- a CDS encoding LexA family protein, whose product MRGTAAETFGARRLPEFAGLPLFLSAVAAGFPSPAEDYVDTLLDLNRLLIKNPAATFFMRVSGESMLGAGIHPHDVLVVDRSLKPRDGSVVVAVLDGEFTVKRLRKRQGGYVLEAENALFPPLVVTGEMTLEIWGVVTAVVHDL is encoded by the coding sequence ATGCGCGGCACGGCTGCAGAGACTTTTGGCGCAAGGCGCTTGCCTGAATTTGCGGGTTTACCCTTGTTTCTCTCGGCAGTAGCGGCGGGGTTTCCCAGTCCAGCCGAAGATTATGTCGATACCCTGCTGGATTTGAACCGCCTCTTGATTAAAAATCCCGCCGCTACTTTTTTTATGCGGGTGAGCGGCGAGTCCATGCTGGGGGCGGGGATTCATCCCCACGATGTGCTGGTGGTGGATCGCTCACTCAAGCCCCGTGATGGCAGCGTGGTGGTAGCAGTGCTGGACGGCGAGTTTACGGTCAAGCGCTTGCGGAAACGGCAGGGGGGTTATGTGCTGGAGGCGGAGAATGCCCTATTCCCCCCGCTGGTGGTCACGGGCGAGATGACGCTGGAAATTTGGGGGGTGGTTACGGCGGTAGTGCACGATTTGTAG